Proteins encoded in a region of the Thermocaproicibacter melissae genome:
- the trpE gene encoding anthranilate synthase component I, producing MLYPSIDTVKKLLKSYPTVPVFATALTDCATPVGIFSLLKGRSENCFLLESVEQSERWGRYSFIGINPKAQIVIQNGKATIASGECCRTEQINDPAEFLNCLLADFRSPHFPGYPRFTGGFAGYFGYDMLRYLEPSLGNPPPDDLGMPDCILHRYDEMIAFDHLNGKSYAILHIDNKSDAEEQYRRCDARAEELLRLISSAPPADEPTHKSRISPTISVNVTKEEFIARVEKAKNLIRAGEIFQVVPSRRFEVQNPPDAFFVYRVLRSTNPSPYLYYFQAPDYQICGASPEMLVRVEDSIVTNKPIAGTSARGSDEAEDKKLEQELLHDEKERAEHTMLVDLGRNDVGRVCQYGSVEVRDFMHVEHASKVMHLVSEVRGTLQSGKTAVDALFSLLPAGTLSGAPKIRAMQIIDELETVKRGVYGGAIGYLGFDGTIDTCIAIRTALFRGGKAYVQAGMGVVADSDPEKEYQESSDKAKAVLDAIMEAAKL from the coding sequence ATGTTGTATCCGTCAATTGATACGGTAAAAAAACTGCTGAAATCCTACCCCACCGTACCTGTTTTCGCCACGGCCCTGACGGACTGCGCCACTCCCGTCGGTATTTTTTCTCTGCTGAAAGGCCGTTCCGAAAACTGCTTTCTCCTCGAAAGTGTCGAACAATCGGAACGATGGGGTCGTTATTCCTTTATCGGCATAAACCCGAAAGCGCAAATCGTGATTCAAAACGGCAAGGCAACCATCGCAAGCGGAGAATGTTGCCGAACAGAGCAAATCAATGACCCTGCGGAATTTTTAAACTGCCTTCTTGCCGACTTCCGCTCCCCGCATTTTCCGGGATACCCGAGATTTACAGGCGGCTTTGCGGGATATTTCGGTTACGATATGCTGCGCTATCTGGAGCCTTCCCTCGGCAATCCTCCGCCGGACGACCTTGGAATGCCGGACTGCATTCTCCATCGCTATGACGAGATGATTGCCTTTGACCATCTGAACGGAAAATCTTACGCAATTCTCCACATCGACAACAAATCCGACGCTGAGGAGCAATACAGGCGTTGTGATGCGAGGGCCGAAGAATTACTGAGACTCATTTCATCCGCACCTCCTGCTGACGAACCGACGCACAAAAGCAGGATTAGTCCGACTATAAGCGTCAATGTGACAAAGGAAGAATTCATAGCACGCGTTGAAAAAGCCAAGAACCTAATTCGTGCGGGGGAAATCTTTCAGGTCGTTCCGTCCCGGCGCTTTGAAGTACAAAATCCTCCCGACGCCTTTTTCGTTTACCGGGTATTGCGCTCCACGAATCCTTCTCCGTACCTCTACTATTTTCAGGCACCGGATTACCAAATCTGCGGTGCGTCGCCGGAAATGCTCGTCCGCGTGGAGGACAGTATCGTGACGAACAAACCGATTGCAGGCACATCTGCTCGCGGTTCTGACGAAGCCGAGGACAAAAAGCTGGAACAAGAGCTTCTCCATGACGAAAAAGAACGAGCGGAACACACCATGCTGGTGGACCTCGGGCGGAATGACGTTGGGCGCGTCTGTCAATACGGTTCCGTTGAAGTGCGGGATTTCATGCATGTAGAACACGCGTCCAAAGTCATGCACCTTGTCAGCGAAGTCCGTGGAACGCTGCAATCCGGAAAAACCGCCGTTGACGCTCTTTTTTCGCTTCTTCCGGCAGGTACGCTTTCCGGCGCCCCGAAAATCCGCGCCATGCAGATTATCGACGAGCTGGAAACCGTAAAGCGCGGCGTTTACGGAGGTGCCATCGGCTACCTGGGATTTGACGGTACCATTGATACCTGTATCGCCATTCGCACGGCATTGTTCCGAGGTGGAAAAGCGTATGTTCAGGCTGGCATGGGAGTTGTTGCTGACAGCGACCCCGAAAAAGAATACCAAGAATCCAGCGACAAGGCGAAAGCCGTGCTTGACGCGATTATGGAGGCGGCAAAATTATGA
- a CDS encoding bifunctional anthranilate synthase component II/anthranilate phosphoribosyltransferase, with amino-acid sequence MILLLDNYDSFTYNLRDRLGVFYPDILVMRSDKITISEIERRNPQAIVISPGPGYPKNAGISIEAIQHLSGKIPILGVCLGHQAIGEAFGGRTVSSCRLMHGKAGAIQIDPACPLFHGLPDEIQAARYHSLILDPDTLPKCLKITARDADGHIMGIQHCAHPTFGVQFHPESILTAAGDRIIYNFLKEVCHMELTVPAPSIPMEKRIGLKPFLAKVVDGKSLTEDEAREAMNYIMSDEATDSQIASFITALRMKGETIEEITGFAKVMRQKAKKIPISPAAVDIVGTGGDLSNSFNISTTSAFVAAGAGLRVAKHGNRSVSSKSGAADVLEALGVNINITAEQAAECMDRCGIAFLFAQYYHGSMRFAARPRRETGLRTVFNILGPLANPAHAEGMLLGVYDEALLEPLAEVLANLGVKTAMLVHGDDGFDEVSISDRTSVCELRGNKRIRYEIDPRDYGLPLARKADVVGGSAAENAEITLQILNGKKGPQRDIVLLNAGCALYVGGIAETIQRGINRAEYSIDSGAALEKLNELRRLTNAFRGEPA; translated from the coding sequence ATGATTCTTTTACTTGATAACTATGACAGTTTTACCTATAACCTGCGCGATAGGCTCGGTGTCTTTTACCCGGACATTCTTGTTATGCGCAGCGACAAAATCACAATCAGCGAAATCGAACGGAGAAATCCACAAGCAATTGTCATCTCACCCGGCCCCGGGTACCCCAAAAACGCAGGGATTTCGATTGAAGCAATTCAACACCTCAGCGGGAAAATTCCGATTCTCGGCGTTTGCCTCGGGCATCAGGCAATTGGCGAGGCTTTCGGCGGAAGAACCGTTTCCTCTTGCCGGCTGATGCACGGAAAGGCAGGTGCCATACAAATTGACCCAGCCTGTCCGCTGTTTCACGGCCTTCCGGACGAAATACAGGCTGCGAGGTATCACTCCCTGATTCTTGACCCCGATACCCTGCCGAAGTGCCTCAAAATCACAGCCCGTGACGCGGACGGTCACATCATGGGCATACAGCACTGCGCGCACCCCACATTCGGCGTGCAGTTTCACCCAGAATCCATTTTAACGGCGGCCGGAGACCGCATTATCTATAACTTTTTGAAAGAGGTGTGTCACATGGAATTAACAGTTCCTGCCCCATCCATCCCGATGGAGAAACGAATTGGTTTGAAACCGTTCCTTGCAAAAGTCGTAGACGGAAAAAGCCTGACTGAGGACGAAGCTCGGGAGGCAATGAATTACATCATGAGCGATGAAGCGACGGATTCACAGATTGCGTCATTTATCACCGCCCTGCGCATGAAGGGAGAAACGATTGAAGAAATCACGGGTTTTGCAAAAGTCATGCGTCAAAAGGCAAAGAAGATTCCGATATCGCCCGCAGCGGTCGATATCGTTGGAACCGGCGGAGACCTTTCAAACAGCTTCAACATCTCAACGACTTCCGCTTTTGTTGCAGCAGGTGCCGGCCTTCGTGTTGCAAAGCACGGAAACCGTAGTGTGTCCAGCAAAAGCGGCGCCGCCGACGTGTTGGAAGCGCTTGGTGTAAATATCAACATCACTGCAGAACAGGCTGCGGAATGTATGGATCGCTGCGGCATCGCATTCCTTTTTGCTCAGTATTACCACGGCTCCATGCGTTTTGCCGCAAGGCCTAGGCGTGAAACGGGGCTCCGCACGGTTTTCAATATTCTCGGGCCTCTCGCCAACCCGGCTCACGCAGAAGGCATGCTGCTCGGCGTTTATGATGAGGCGCTGCTGGAGCCTCTCGCAGAAGTCCTTGCAAACCTCGGTGTGAAAACTGCCATGCTGGTTCACGGGGACGACGGCTTTGATGAAGTCAGCATTTCCGACCGGACTTCTGTCTGCGAGCTTCGCGGAAACAAGCGGATTCGTTACGAAATAGACCCGCGGGATTATGGCCTCCCGCTCGCGCGGAAAGCGGACGTTGTGGGGGGTTCCGCAGCGGAAAATGCAGAAATCACCCTGCAGATTTTAAACGGGAAAAAGGGGCCGCAGCGTGATATTGTACTGCTCAACGCCGGATGCGCGCTGTATGTCGGCGGAATTGCCGAAACAATCCAACGCGGCATCAACCGAGCAGAATATTCCATTGACAGCGGGGCGGCTCTGGAAAAGCTCAACGAACTGAGAAGGCTGACAAACGCCTTTCGCGGTGAACCTGCATGA
- the trpC gene encoding indole-3-glycerol phosphate synthase TrpC, which translates to MILEEIVAKRKEQLQREMSAHPLDVIKQEIKRASPPLDFKKALQKERITIIAEVKKASPSKGLICPDFRPTQIALQYERGGADAVSVLTEEAFFQGSSENLRKVRASVKLPVLRKDFIIDPYQIYESRTMGADAILLIASLLDAGKLAEYKKIADSLGLACLMEAHNEAELEKVLKAGAEIVGINNRDLTIFRVDLGTTTRLAQLVPKQCVLVSESGFQERADVLLAERAGADAVLIGETLMRSGDPSAKLRELRGVP; encoded by the coding sequence ATGATACTCGAAGAAATTGTCGCAAAGCGGAAGGAGCAGCTTCAACGGGAGATGAGTGCCCACCCGCTTGATGTAATCAAACAGGAAATCAAGCGGGCCTCGCCTCCGCTGGATTTTAAGAAAGCCCTGCAAAAGGAAAGAATCACAATCATTGCGGAAGTGAAGAAGGCCTCCCCCTCCAAAGGGCTTATCTGCCCGGATTTCCGCCCCACGCAGATAGCTCTACAATATGAGCGTGGCGGCGCCGATGCCGTTTCCGTTCTTACGGAGGAAGCGTTTTTCCAAGGTTCCTCCGAAAATCTGCGCAAAGTGCGAGCATCTGTAAAACTCCCCGTGCTGCGTAAGGATTTTATCATTGACCCTTACCAGATTTATGAATCAAGGACAATGGGCGCGGACGCCATTCTGCTGATTGCATCGCTTCTGGATGCGGGAAAACTGGCGGAATACAAGAAGATAGCAGATAGTCTCGGATTAGCCTGCTTGATGGAAGCGCACAATGAAGCGGAGCTTGAGAAGGTACTGAAAGCGGGAGCGGAGATTGTGGGCATCAACAACCGGGACCTCACAATTTTCCGCGTTGACCTCGGAACCACCACGCGTCTTGCGCAGCTTGTTCCGAAGCAATGTGTGCTCGTTTCGGAAAGCGGATTTCAGGAGCGGGCGGATGTTCTCCTTGCGGAACGAGCGGGAGCGGATGCCGTGTTAATCGGTGAAACACTCATGCGAAGCGGAGACCCCTCTGCGAAACTGCGGGAATTGCGAGGTGTGCCATGA
- a CDS encoding phosphoribosylanthranilate isomerase → MKVKFCGMKCEHDIELMNEFLPDYVGFVFAGTKHRITPEIASFLAGKLTGDIAKVGVFVNETPEHIANTAKLVGLDVIQLHGDETPQDIAKLGKLLPDVEIWKGVRVKNAQSIQHALGLGADLLLLDNFSEKEFGGTGKTANFELIRKANLTVPFFLAGGLCSENLENAIRELSPFGVDISSGIETCGTKDRKKIERVMQILGRPGKGGN, encoded by the coding sequence ATGAAAGTTAAATTCTGCGGTATGAAATGCGAACACGACATTGAGCTGATGAATGAATTTTTGCCGGATTACGTCGGTTTTGTTTTTGCGGGCACCAAGCACAGAATCACGCCGGAAATTGCATCTTTCCTTGCAGGAAAACTGACAGGGGACATCGCAAAAGTGGGCGTTTTCGTCAATGAAACGCCGGAGCATATTGCAAACACAGCAAAGCTGGTCGGGCTTGACGTAATTCAGCTCCACGGTGATGAAACCCCGCAGGATATTGCAAAACTCGGAAAGCTGCTGCCCGACGTTGAAATCTGGAAAGGCGTGCGGGTAAAAAACGCTCAAAGCATTCAACATGCTCTTGGACTCGGTGCAGATTTGCTTCTGCTCGACAACTTTTCCGAAAAAGAATTCGGCGGCACTGGCAAGACAGCAAATTTTGAGCTGATACGCAAAGCGAACCTGACGGTGCCTTTCTTCCTTGCAGGAGGACTGTGCAGCGAAAATCTTGAGAACGCCATCAGGGAGCTTTCTCCGTTCGGAGTGGATATTTCCAGTGGCATCGAAACATGCGGTACAAAAGACCGCAAAAAGATTGAGCGGGTCATGCAGATTCTCGGTAGACCCGGTAAAGGAGGAAATTGA
- the trpB gene encoding tryptophan synthase subunit beta has translation MKKVGRYGEFGGQYVPETLMNAVHELEAAYEKYSKDAEFNAELKRLYHEYANRPSMLYFAKRMTEDLGGAKIYLKREDLNHTGAHKINNVLGQILLAQRMGKKRIIAETGAGQHGVATATAAALFNMKCEIYMGVKDMERQALNVFRMRLLGAEVTGVDSGTGTLKDAVNEAMRDWCTNVKDTYYLIGSTMGPHPYPMMVRNFQKVIGQEIRRQLQEREGKLPDCIVACVGGGSNAMGAFYEFIPEKTVRLVGAEAAGKGVDTALHAATITKGTPGIFHGMKSLFLQNEEGQIMPVYSISAGLDYPGVGPEHAELARSGRAQYVAITDDEAVSAFEYLSKMEGIIPAIESSHAVAAAMRIAPTMKKDQILVINLSGRGDKDVASIAKYQGVQINE, from the coding sequence ATGAAAAAAGTCGGAAGGTACGGAGAATTCGGTGGTCAATATGTACCTGAAACTCTGATGAACGCCGTACATGAATTGGAAGCGGCGTATGAGAAGTACAGCAAGGACGCAGAGTTCAATGCGGAGCTCAAGCGGCTTTACCATGAATACGCAAACAGGCCGTCTATGCTGTATTTTGCAAAGCGCATGACTGAGGACCTTGGCGGGGCCAAAATATACTTGAAGCGAGAAGACCTAAACCACACCGGTGCTCACAAAATCAACAACGTATTGGGTCAGATTCTTCTCGCTCAACGGATGGGAAAGAAGCGTATTATTGCCGAAACCGGCGCCGGTCAGCACGGCGTTGCAACCGCCACTGCTGCCGCCCTGTTCAACATGAAATGTGAGATTTACATGGGCGTCAAAGACATGGAGCGGCAGGCTCTAAATGTATTCCGCATGCGCCTGCTCGGAGCTGAAGTAACGGGCGTGGACTCCGGAACCGGCACACTCAAAGACGCCGTCAACGAGGCGATGCGAGACTGGTGCACCAACGTGAAGGACACCTATTACCTCATCGGCTCGACAATGGGCCCGCACCCCTACCCCATGATGGTAAGGAACTTCCAGAAAGTTATCGGGCAGGAAATCCGCAGACAGCTCCAAGAACGCGAAGGAAAACTGCCGGATTGCATTGTAGCCTGCGTGGGAGGCGGCTCCAACGCAATGGGCGCATTCTACGAGTTTATCCCTGAGAAAACCGTGCGCCTCGTAGGGGCTGAGGCTGCCGGAAAAGGCGTTGACACTGCCCTACACGCCGCGACCATTACGAAAGGCACCCCCGGAATTTTTCATGGCATGAAATCGCTCTTTCTTCAAAATGAAGAAGGACAGATTATGCCGGTTTATTCCATTTCCGCAGGGTTGGATTATCCGGGGGTCGGGCCGGAACACGCTGAGCTTGCCAGAAGCGGCCGCGCTCAATATGTAGCAATTACCGATGATGAGGCAGTCTCAGCATTTGAGTATCTTTCTAAAATGGAAGGCATTATCCCCGCGATTGAATCTTCGCACGCGGTTGCCGCGGCAATGCGGATTGCTCCGACAATGAAAAAAGACCAGATTCTCGTCATTAACCTCTCCGGGCGCGGCGACAAAGATGTTGCTTCAATTGCGAAATATCAGGGGGTGCAGATCAATGAATAG
- the trpA gene encoding tryptophan synthase subunit alpha, with protein sequence MNRIEQKFAELKSKNEKAVIPFVTAGDPNLETTERLVLAMLESGADLVEIGVPFSDPIAEGPVIQRASQRSLDAGTTLLDIFKTVKRLRSQTEEPLLLMLYLNSIFRFGKDRFFELCADCGVDGVIVPDMPYEERDEILTEAEKNGVLVISMVAPTSNERIAMITAEAKGFLYCVSSTGVTGMRTEFETDFQKFFGAIKKCTDIPCAVGFGISNPEQAKQAARYCDGVIVGSAIVDLVEKYGSNAVPKVADFVRSLKEAVFPEEK encoded by the coding sequence ATGAATAGGATTGAACAGAAATTTGCCGAATTGAAGTCCAAGAACGAAAAAGCGGTTATCCCATTTGTTACAGCGGGCGACCCAAATTTAGAGACAACCGAGAGACTTGTCCTTGCTATGCTTGAGTCGGGGGCCGATTTGGTGGAAATCGGCGTGCCGTTCTCCGACCCAATTGCGGAAGGGCCTGTCATTCAGCGAGCCAGCCAGCGGTCGCTGGACGCCGGAACAACGTTGCTTGATATCTTTAAAACGGTAAAACGGCTCCGCAGTCAAACGGAGGAGCCTCTGCTGCTGATGCTTTACCTTAACAGCATCTTTCGTTTCGGGAAGGACCGATTTTTTGAACTGTGTGCAGATTGCGGAGTAGACGGTGTCATTGTGCCTGATATGCCGTATGAGGAGCGCGATGAAATTCTAACAGAAGCTGAAAAAAATGGTGTTCTTGTCATCAGCATGGTCGCACCGACCTCCAATGAGCGCATCGCCATGATTACCGCAGAAGCAAAAGGTTTTCTTTATTGCGTTTCCTCCACCGGGGTGACGGGTATGCGCACGGAATTTGAAACCGATTTTCAAAAGTTTTTCGGTGCAATAAAAAAATGTACCGATATTCCCTGCGCCGTCGGGTTCGGCATTTCAAACCCGGAACAAGCGAAGCAGGCAGCGCGTTACTGTGACGGAGTGATTGTGGGAAGCGCTATTGTGGACCTTGTAGAAAAATACGGAAGCAATGCTGTACCAAAGGTGGCAGATTTTGTACGCAGTCTAAAAGAGGCTGTTTTTCCCGAGGAAAAGTAA
- a CDS encoding GDSL-type esterase/lipase family protein, which yields MGQLPNAFSQKKSLGAVNPDYFSDALFVGDSLTEGLKEYGHLDSASYFYRVGLSIYQVFEHPKRDAQSGLTLEEMLKRHKYGKIYFLLGINEIGTGTDDYFVHHYASVLQKVRTLQPNAIIYIQSILPVTAEKSSGGVFSNKRIHERNLKLEKLADGEHIFFLNVSSAFADKDGCLPKQYSGDGVHIKAKYYPIWANYLMTHAVLHQ from the coding sequence ATGGGGCAGCTGCCGAACGCTTTTTCACAGAAAAAGTCCCTAGGTGCTGTGAATCCGGATTATTTTAGCGATGCGCTTTTTGTTGGAGACAGCTTAACAGAAGGTCTAAAAGAGTACGGACATTTGGACTCTGCTTCCTATTTTTACCGAGTCGGCCTCAGCATTTACCAGGTTTTTGAGCATCCAAAAAGGGATGCGCAAAGCGGCTTGACATTAGAGGAGATGTTAAAGCGGCACAAATACGGGAAAATATACTTTTTGCTCGGCATCAATGAGATTGGTACGGGAACAGACGATTATTTTGTTCACCACTATGCCTCCGTTCTTCAAAAAGTCCGTACTTTGCAGCCGAATGCAATCATCTATATCCAATCCATTCTCCCTGTGACAGCCGAGAAATCCAGCGGCGGCGTTTTCAGCAACAAACGTATTCATGAGCGAAATTTAAAACTGGAAAAACTCGCAGACGGAGAACACATCTTCTTTTTGAATGTTTCCTCTGCGTTTGCGGATAAAGATGGATGCTTACCCAAGCAGTATTCCGGCGATGGTGTTCACATCAAAGCAAAGTACTATCCGATTTGGGCAAATTACCTGATGACCCATGCGGTTTTGCATCAATGA
- a CDS encoding MBOAT family O-acyltransferase: protein MLFCGLGAWWQVGLLAADVIVNYTLAWSFDANRSNQHRRQCLFWLTILLNIALLVLFKCSGSIPIGISFYTFQIIAYQVDVYKGTCPREQSLKRFMTYLFFFPKLQEGPITRYDELSTRLCKPLCRVENLEEGFRIFVVGLAYKILIANKLGGLWKQLSIIGYDAMSTPLAWMGMFAFTLELYFDFNGYSLMAVGIGKMFGFTLPQNFLFPYSSVSVSEFYRRWHATLGSWFRDYVYIPLGGSRKGMPCTIRNLLIVWFLTGLWHGLHWNFVLWGLSLFVLIAMEKLGLRKLLEKYRIVGHIYVLLIIPLTWMLFANQNFSDLCMYFTRLFAFGENSIHVYALDWLEYGRRYAPYLLAGCLFLIPSIERFLLSQKKKNRVFTTAILTVLFWMSIYSIYHSATDPFMYLQF, encoded by the coding sequence GTGTTGTTTTGTGGATTGGGTGCATGGTGGCAGGTAGGGCTTCTTGCGGCGGACGTCATAGTAAATTATACGTTGGCGTGGTCATTTGATGCAAATCGCAGCAATCAACATAGAAGACAATGCTTGTTTTGGCTTACTATTTTGCTGAATATAGCACTACTTGTGCTGTTTAAATGCTCTGGCTCCATTCCAATTGGAATTAGTTTTTATACATTTCAAATTATAGCGTATCAGGTTGATGTTTACAAAGGCACATGTCCGCGTGAGCAATCGCTGAAGCGGTTTATGACATATTTGTTTTTCTTCCCAAAATTGCAGGAAGGGCCGATTACACGCTATGATGAACTAAGCACTCGCCTTTGCAAACCGCTCTGTCGCGTTGAAAATCTTGAGGAAGGTTTTCGTATCTTTGTAGTGGGCCTTGCATATAAAATCCTCATTGCCAACAAGCTCGGCGGCTTATGGAAACAGCTTTCGATCATTGGTTATGACGCCATGTCGACCCCGCTCGCTTGGATGGGGATGTTTGCCTTTACCCTCGAGCTTTATTTCGACTTTAACGGCTACTCCCTCATGGCAGTCGGAATCGGGAAGATGTTCGGATTTACTTTACCGCAGAATTTTCTGTTCCCTTATAGTTCTGTATCGGTGTCAGAATTTTATCGCCGCTGGCATGCCACACTCGGCAGCTGGTTCCGCGATTATGTTTATATCCCGCTTGGCGGCAGCAGGAAAGGAATGCCCTGCACCATCCGAAATCTTTTGATCGTCTGGTTTCTTACGGGATTGTGGCACGGCCTTCACTGGAACTTTGTCCTCTGGGGACTTTCGTTGTTTGTCCTGATTGCGATGGAGAAACTCGGCTTGAGAAAGTTGCTTGAGAAATATCGAATCGTTGGCCATATTTATGTTTTGCTTATCATCCCTCTGACATGGATGTTGTTCGCCAATCAGAATTTTTCGGACCTTTGTATGTATTTTACCCGCCTTTTCGCTTTTGGGGAGAACAGCATTCACGTTTATGCTCTGGATTGGCTGGAATACGGCAGAAGATATGCACCCTACCTCCTTGCCGGATGCCTGTTTCTGATTCCGTCCATCGAACGATTCCTGCTTTCACAAAAAAAGAAAAATCGTGTTTTTACCACGGCTATTCTTACAGTTCTGTTTTGGATGAGCATATATTCCATTTATCACAGTGCAACTGATCCCTTCATGTATCTTCAGTTTTAA
- a CDS encoding phosphatase PAP2 family protein — protein MNKRNVWFAIVPIMLFIVLAVCIEADIATNFEGWVYHEAVEHMSPSLTAFLKGITHLGDPASITILCLITFLVPKLRKAIALPTSTAVIVSAVINIILKQIFARNRPNILQLISETGYSFPSGHAMVTATFYSMLIFMLFRYVKSDTKKIIFSILCILMVVTIGISRVYLGVHYAGDVLGGWLFGFAVSYTVYLIWSSRKQKNDSSIDSK, from the coding sequence ATGAATAAGCGAAATGTGTGGTTCGCGATTGTCCCCATCATGCTGTTTATCGTCCTTGCAGTCTGCATTGAAGCAGATATTGCAACGAACTTTGAAGGCTGGGTTTATCATGAAGCTGTTGAGCATATGTCTCCATCCCTGACCGCGTTTCTGAAAGGAATAACACATCTCGGCGATCCAGCTTCCATAACAATCCTGTGTTTGATTACTTTTCTCGTTCCAAAATTGAGAAAAGCAATTGCATTGCCGACTTCCACGGCTGTCATTGTGTCGGCTGTAATCAACATTATTCTGAAACAGATATTCGCCAGAAACCGCCCGAACATTCTTCAACTAATCAGCGAAACGGGCTACAGCTTCCCAAGCGGTCACGCGATGGTTACCGCCACATTTTATTCCATGCTGATTTTCATGTTGTTCCGATATGTGAAAAGCGATACAAAGAAAATTATCTTTTCGATTCTTTGTATCCTCATGGTGGTTACGATTGGCATAAGCCGTGTTTACCTCGGTGTTCATTACGCTGGTGACGTGCTGGGAGGTTGGCTGTTTGGCTTTGCGGTTTCATACACTGTCTATCTGATATGGAGCAGCCGAAAGCAGAAAAACGATTCCTCGATTGATTCAAAATGA
- a CDS encoding ferritin-like domain-containing protein, with protein sequence MVTLSQKERFLIQDLQDQEKLCIEKYEKNQTAAKDTVLKDLFGELKKDEQRHYDSLGQVLNGTVPSVNTNDTAGKDYNPKATYTGNFNQADKDNDSFLCTDSISVEKYVSSAYNFNLFQFGNSDVRRLLNDIETEEQNHAERIYKYKTVNQMM encoded by the coding sequence ATGGTTACGCTTTCACAGAAGGAACGATTCCTGATTCAGGATTTACAGGACCAAGAGAAGCTGTGCATTGAAAAATATGAAAAGAACCAGACGGCAGCAAAGGATACTGTCCTCAAAGACCTTTTTGGCGAATTGAAGAAGGATGAACAGAGACATTATGATTCATTGGGACAGGTACTTAATGGTACGGTTCCCTCGGTAAATACGAACGACACCGCCGGCAAAGACTACAACCCAAAGGCAACCTATACGGGGAATTTTAATCAGGCCGATAAGGATAACGATTCATTCCTCTGTACGGATTCCATCTCCGTAGAAAAATATGTGTCATCGGCCTATAACTTCAACCTGTTCCAGTTTGGCAACTCAGATGTGAGAAGACTTTTGAACGACATTGAAACGGAAGAACAAAATCATGCCGAAAGAATCTATAAATACAAAACCGTAAACCAGATGATGTAA